A stretch of Thalassophryne amazonica unplaced genomic scaffold, fThaAma1.1, whole genome shotgun sequence DNA encodes these proteins:
- the kcnj15 gene encoding ATP-sensitive inward rectifier potassium channel 15: MTSRRTGIQPRIVSKDGHNTVRIDNVEGMVKLYLHDIWTTVVDMKWRYKLTLFASTFVMTWFIFGVIFYFIGMGNGDFEHDLSSNHTPCVVNVGTLTGAFLFSLESQTTIGYGFRYISEDCPLAIFTLVAQLVFTGLAEIFVTGAFLAKLARPKKRAETIKFSQSAVIGQHRGKLCLMVRVANMRKSLLIQCQLTGKLLHSTVTEEGENTQIHQSSVDFYMDSSQECSFLILPLTFYHVLDENSPLTGLTAENLHAQNFELLVTLNATMESTAATCQSRTSYIPQEILWGYEFKPVLFSTSSGRYVADFNYFNKVQVSNEPAFHSKTSEKLKLEKDYKKE; encoded by the coding sequence ATGACCAGCAGGAGGACGGGCATCCAGCCGAGGATTGTGTCCAAAGATGGTCACAATACTGTGCGCATTGACAACGTGGAGGGTATGGTCAAGCTGTACCTGCATGATATCTGGACCACTGTTGTGGATATGAAGTGGCGCTACAAACTCACCCTGTTTGCTTCAACCTTTGTCATGACCTGGTTCATCTTTGGTGTCATCTTTTACTTCATTGGCATGGGAAATGGTGACTTTGAGCATGACTTGAGTTCCAACCACACACCCTGCGTGGTTAATGTGGGGACACTCACTGGAGCCTTCCTGTTCTCTCTGGAATCCCAGACCACCATTGGCTATGGTTTTCGTTACATCTCTGAGGATTGTCCTCTGGCCATCTTCACACTTGTGGCTCAGCTGGTCTTCACTGGCCTGGCAGAGATCTTTGTCACCGGCGCCTTTCTTGCCAAACTAGCTCGGCCCAAGAAGCGAGCAGAGACCATCAAATTCAGTCAGTCAGCAGTGATTGGCCAGCACCGAGGCAAGCTGTGTCTGATGGTGAGAGTGGCAAACATGAGGAAGAGCCTTCTGATCCAGTGCCAGCTAACAGGCAAGCTTCTTCATTCCACTGTGACTGAGGAGGGCGAGAACACCCAAATCCACCAGAGTTCTGTTGATTTCTACATGGACTCGAGTCAAGAGTGTTCCTTCCTCATCCTCCCGCTCACCTTCTACCATGTTCTGGATGAGAACAGTCCTCTGACTGGCCTGACTGCAGAAAATCTACACGCTCAGAATTTTGAGCTGCTTGTTACTCTCAATGCCACAATGGAGTCCACTGCGGCCACCTGCCAGAGTCGGACCTCTTATATTCCCCAAGAAATTCTCTGGGGTTATGAGTTCAAGCCAGTGCTGTTCAGCACCTCCAGCGGCCGTTATGTGGCAGATTTCAATTATTTTAACAAGGTACAGGTGAGCAACGAACCAGCCTTCCACAGCAAGACCTCAGAGAAGTTAAAGCTGGAAAAGGACTATAAGAAGGAGTAG
- the LOC117505991 gene encoding zinc finger protein OZF-like — translation MAELVDGGSLEVLYKADFMQRTAGVQQKDIPPKQGGCSSGLKQEEDPETPNIKEEHEELGISQSGQLLPCVEETDICTFTLKSEDGEEKPFHHTQTEENKEVELQASSLAEHMITEMGGVNCGGTDPVRPMDTDSPFHVETSEKDSVSSEAETDDSDQWKDVNSEIALSDVTQHSAEKPGGCSKCGQTFGSKQKLKRHMLSHTGEKQFSCSFCGNRFTNRLNAAEHIKGHTGEKAFRCSLCKKGFSSTQSLCRHTRIHTGEKPFSCLACGKGFTQSGDLKVHMRVHTGEKPFSCAVCKKGFSRSHSVCRHMRIHTGEKPFSCLVCGKGFTQSGLLKVHARIHKGEKPFHCSECGKRFCQNSNLKRHMAIHVDDKIFKCTACDEIFPHRQSLRHHAERHQMAEKPLSCSVCHKRFSQTANLARHLMQHSEKKPVSCSVCEKEFRFNSDVVRHMRSHTGEKPYVCPVCQKRFTQKSHLTKHMKFHPAETNIQQDDVFQNSLKGLS, via the exons ATGGCGGAGCTGGTTGACGGCGGTTCTCTGGAGGTGCTTTATAAAGCTGACTTCATGCAGCGGACGGCAG GTGTGCAGCAGAAAGACATTCCCCCCAAGCAAGGGGGGTGTAGCTCCGGTCTGAAGCAGGAGGAGGACCCAGAGACCCCAAACATCAAGGAGGAGCACGAGGAACTGGGCATCAGTCAGAGTGGACAGCTGCTTCCATGTGTGGAGGAGACTGATATCTGCACCTTCACACTGAAGAGTGAAGATGGTGAAGAGAAACCGTTTCATCACACCCAAACTGAGGAGAACAAGGAGGTGGAGCTTCAAGCTAGCAGCTTGGCAGAACACATGATTACAGAAATGGGTGGCGTGAACTGCGGAGGAACAGATCCAGTCAGACCAATGGACACAGACAGTCCTTTCCACGTAGAAACCAGTGAGAAGGATTCAGTGTCCTCTGAGGCCGAAACTGATGATAGTGATCAGTGGAAGGACGTGAACTCTGAGATTGCTCTCAGTGACGTCACACAGCATTCTGCAGAGAAACCAGGTGGCTGCTCTAAGTGTGGCCAAACATTTGGCTCTAAGCAAAAACTAAAGAGACACATGCTATCGCACACAGGAGAGAAACAGTTCAGCTGTTCCTTTTGTGGTAACAGATTCACTAACAGGTTAAATGCAGCTGAACACATCAAGGGTCACACAGGAGAAAAAGCTTTCAGGTGTTCACTTTGTAAGAAAGGATTTTCAAGTACTCAGAGTTTGTGCAGACATACAAGAATCCACACAGGAGAAAAACCCTTCAGCTGTTTGGCATGCGGAAAAGGTTTTACTCAAAGTGGTGATCTGAAAGTACACATGAGGGTTCACACCGGCGAGAAACCGTTCAGCTGTGCAGTCTGTAAAAAAGGTTTTTCTCGTTCCCACAGTGTGTGCAGACACATGAGAATCCACACAGGAgaaaaacctttcagctgtttGGTGTGTGGAAAAGGTTTCACTCAAAGTGGCCTTCTCAAAGTACATGCAAGAATTCATAAAGGAGAGAAACCCTTTCATtgctctgaatgtggtaaaagattttgCCAAAACAGCAACCTGAAGAGACACATGGCAATTCATGTAGATGACAAAATATTTAAGTGCACAGCTTGTGATGAAATCTTCCCTCATAGACAGTCTTTAAGGCATCATGCTGAGAGACATCAGATGGCAGAAAAACCGCTCAGCTGCTCCGTTTGTCACAAAAGATTCAGCCAGACAGCAAATTTAGCTCGCCATCTGATGCAGCACTCTGAGAAGAAGCCTGTCAGCTGTTCTGTTTGTGAGAAAGAGTTCAGATTTAATAGTGATGTAGTGAGACACATGAGAagccacacaggagagaaaccatacgTTTGTCCAGTTTGTCAGAAAAGATTCACACAGAAATCACATCTAACAAAACATATGAAGTTCCATCCAGCTGAAACAAACATTCAGCAGGATGACGTGTTTCAGAACAGTCTAAAGGGCCTATCCTGA